The nucleotide window AGACGGTTCACAAAAATTTCAGTTCTGGTGAGATGGAAAGGTAATTAGCAAAAGAAGGCACTCCTTCCTAACTATGTTTTCCTCCTCACTACAAGAGCGAGCAATGAGATCACAGGTGGGTGACAAAGTGGGGCAATTTTAAACCCCAGAGTTGCTGAGTCTCTTTGTAATCAGAACCAGACGTTTCTGACTGTACGGCTTGGAGTTAGAGATGCAAGACGACTCTAAAACAGTGCAGAAACTAGAAAGCTCTTGCCCATAACAATCAAAACATGGTTGTGTGTTCCTTGTTTTATTGTTCATTACTTTGATGACCAGTATCCAGTGATAAAGTGATGCTAGGGACAGTTTTCTTGCAAAGAAATGGGTGCCAAAAAATTCAAGTTATGGTTTTTGTATTGTCATTTCCCGCAAGTCTGTATTTTAATACCACAAATATGTGTGTCCTGGGACTCGCAGGACAGGCTTTATGGCTTTTGCTacaactgagaagaaaattgagCATCAAAGTCTTCATGTATGCACGGCAATGGGGAGCTGAGGGTTAAACTGAATATTCCTGTGCACTGAAAAGTCCAAACCATGCCTTACTTCTCTCCTGCCTTACTTCTCACCCACGAATAGCTGGAAGGGCTGATACTCTGAGAAGTTGTCCTGCCCTGCTTGCAGAAGGCATGGAATCACTGCTTGGGTGGAGGAGTAACATCCACAGTGAGGACATGGGGTCCTCTTGCCTTTACAAGTGcaactttaattttttcaggGTGGAAAagatggagcagctggagaggatggTGTTGGACCTCCAACAGGATGTCCTCTCTCTAAAGAAGAAGGTGCAGAGGCTGGAATCCCTGTCCTTCCAGGAGGAGCCCCACCGGCAGCCGTGCGAGGTGGTGGAGCTCTTCAATGGCTACACCAAGGAGCAGCTCAAAGAGACCATCAGGTTTGACCAGAAAATCAGCACAGCCTGCAAAACCCTGCTCTACAAACTCTTCACCTCTGACTACATCCAGAGCCACTCCATCACAGGGCGCAGGGGCAACACCTTCCGGGAGGCAAAGCCCATGATGGACGAACGCTGCATCAAAATCATCAGGGTGCTGCTGAAGCAGAAGTTTGGGGATCACCTCAGTGACACCGTGATCACGGAGAAGATCCAGAACGTGCAGAAAGCCCTGAGGCAGAAGTTTAAGACAGAATGTCTCTGAGGCATGGGGGATTTGGTgtttcctcctgtccctcctgttttccctgtgtGCCCCTGAGCAGCCTTCCCAGGAAAGATGAgttgagcagctgctgctcagtagATTTCCCCCAGGGAGTCAACCCCAGTGAAACAGCTCAAACCTTTCTCTGCCAAACCTCTGCCTGCATTAATCAAGCAGGAATTTGGCCCAGCTTGGCTTGGTTTTTGCACTCTACAAGCTCCTTCCCATCCAGTCTGTGTGCAAACCTCATTGTGGGTGCATGGAATCACCTCCATGACTCTTTGATGATGTGCTCAAAAGCTCCAGGGCTCTCTTTGAGTCTGAGAATGGGTCAGTAAGGCAGTCCTGTTCCACACTGCAGAAATGTTGGCTCTGGGATAGGGAATAGCTGCAGACAGACTGTGCCACCCAACACGGCTTCTCTCTGCCTGCCTCTGGTTGCCTCCTTCTGCCTGTGGGACAGTATTTACTCTTTCCTCACAGTGaatgtattttgtttcctgCAGTAACAGAAAGGCAGACTCATTAAAATGACACCTTCAAACATTCAGAGAAGGatcacttgatttttttcctctattttaaTTTAGCTGTATGGAAGAGTTGTCTTCCCTAACAAAAGCCTGCTGAACAAGAGA belongs to Corvus moneduloides isolate bCorMon1 chromosome 17, bCorMon1.pri, whole genome shotgun sequence and includes:
- the LOC116452655 gene encoding uncharacterized protein LOC116452655 isoform X4, translated to MPAVTFPYCSLCSRWAALMSAKLYVLISWPDGSRVINIENIKEPRKPFHLYTVGEQVLARCPGFSGLYWGVVEGISEHKDILEKKLLEDRHLLEKLNYVALPMKRKSDGILSPCQQHICLNSLEERKIDALQETDGFETVHKNFSSGEMERVEKMEQLERMVLDLQQDVLSLKKKVQRLESLSFQEEPHRQPCEVVELFNGYTKEQLKETIRFDQKISTACKTLLYKLFTSDYIQSHSITGRRGNTFREAKPMMDERCIKIIRVLLKQKFGDHLSDTVITEKIQNVQKALRQKFKTECL